Proteins from one Salmo salar chromosome ssa07, Ssal_v3.1, whole genome shotgun sequence genomic window:
- the ccnd2 gene encoding G1/S-specific cyclin-D2, producing MELICFEDKVVLAKIDPNILYDDRVLQSLLTIEDRFLPQCSYFKCVQKDIQPHMRRMVAGWMHEVCEEEKSEEDVFPLAINYLDRFLAVEPTRKCYLQLLGAVCMFLATKLKESRPLTAEKLCMYTDNSITPRELLEWELVVLGKLKWNMAAVIPNDFVDHILHRLPLPKEKLSVVRKHTQTFIALCATDFSFAMNPPSMIATGSVGAAVCGLQLDQSDQALSRDRLTDLLAKITNTEVDCLKACQEQIERVLASSLQQRQEALGRPGSKAMEQQDQSRTPTDVSSTPTDVRDVNL from the exons ATGGAACTTATTTGCTTCGAGGACAAAGTCGTGCTAGCCAAAATTGACCCCAACATTCTCTATGACGACAGAGTATTGCAAAGTCTGCTAACCATTGAAGACAGGTTTCTACCGCAATGTTCGTATTTTAAATGTGTCCAGAAGGACATTCAGCCACATATGAGGCGAATGGTTGCAGGATGGATGCAcgag GTTTGtgaagaggagaagagtgagGAAGACGTTTTCCCCTTGGCTATTAATTATTTGGACAGATTTTTAGCGGTGGAGCCCACTAGAAAGTGTTATTTGCAACTTCTAGGAGCTGTATGCATGTTCCTTGCAACAAAGTTAAAGGAGAGTCGTCCATTAACTGCAGAAAAGCTGTGCATGTACACAGACAATTCCATCACACCAAGGGAGCTGCTG GAGTGGGAGTTGGTGGTTCTAGGGAAGTTGAAGTGGAACATGGCGGCAGTAATCCCAAACGACTTTGTGGATCACATCCTACACAGACTGCCCCTGCCCAAAGAGAAGCTTTCTGTGGTCCGCAAGCACACACAGACATTCATCGCCCTGTGTGCCACAG ATTTCAGCTTCGCCATGAACCCCCCCTCCATGATCGCTACGGGAAGCGTGGGGGCGGCCGTCTGCGGCCTGCAGCTGGACCAATCAGACCAGGCCCTGAGTCGAGACCGTCTGACTGACCTGCTGGCCAAGATCACCAACACAGAGGTG GACTGTCTGAAGGCGTGTCAGGAGCAGATAGAGAGGGTgttggccagtagcctgcagCAGAGGCAGGAGGCCCTAGGCAGGCCGGGCAGCAAGGCCATGGAGCAGCAAGACCAGTCCAGAACCCCAACAGACGTATCCAGCACCCCAACAGACGTACGCGACGTCAACCTATGA